One Solanum lycopersicum chromosome 2, SLM_r2.1 genomic region harbors:
- the LOC104645658 gene encoding uncharacterized protein, which translates to MAAGTCKKKKEKGKGEEKRREGKRGGENDGKAGFRRGRGTLPAGAGWWPELLFLAAFSRKGDEESEGVPLPLAGGCWLRAATATGREKEKNRRRGRGRRREEKRGRATGSCCFRRLLVGRRRGRGMEEIEKSTAASWVTVRLSPSQEKWRRGREKGGGWRGEGEGWGEREAAGDREGRKRE; encoded by the coding sequence ATGGCTGCTGGAACCTGcaaaaaaaagaaggagaagGGAAAGGGGGAAGAGAAGAGACGGGAGGGGAAGAGAGGAGGAGAGAACGACGGGAAAGCGGGGTTTAGGCGGGGAAGAGGGACGCTGCCAGCGGGTGCTGGCTGGTGGCCGGAGCTGCTGTTTCTTGCTGCTTTCTCTAGAAAAGGAGACGAGGAGAGTGAGGGGGTACCGCTGCCTCTTGCCGGTGGCTGCTGGCTGCGTGCAGCTACTGCTACGGggagagagaaggagaagaacAGAAGAAGGGGGAGAGGGCGGAGAAGGGAGGAAAAGAGAGGGCGGGCGACGGGAAGCTGCTGCTTCCGGCGGCTGCTGGTTGGTCGGAGAAGGGGGAGAGGGATGGAAGAGATAGAGAAGAGCACCGCGGCTTCTTGGGTCACCGTCCGGCTGTCTCCCTCGCAGGAAAAATGGAGGAGAGGGAGAGAGAAGGGAGGCGGCTGGAGAGGGGAGGGAGAAGGATGGGGAGAGAGAGAAGCGGCTGGAGATAGGGAGGGGAGGAAGAGAGAGTag